One region of Mucilaginibacter gotjawali genomic DNA includes:
- a CDS encoding sensor histidine kinase: MNKAQLKNLGNKYKFDWRNYYTGQNLVSVRVASLIFFILNAVIRVLYLVFPLSLTRADNFPEFNITNWLFLGSSALFYSFSYLMINIYRKKPKATAILSLFIFGFAMYLIVCGMYSSFLATSDPKNALILYLIALSTVSILFVFEYYETIMLIIMAALVFTSLLIWAQTDPTEIVYNELISLVLLGGFYLISRYFFSYKFNYYLQLIEIKEKNLEIERSSDFKSQLLGTVAHDLRNPIAAVETLAMVMEMDEIDAELQENLNMIKASCVQARTIIEELLESARNQNTAEFITVRTDLDQFMAGIINKWENQKGSKTIALNCRVVPAWVQLNHEKFQRVIDNLIGNALKFSRERSTIEIDISKKNFRIIIEVKDHGIGIPKDKLPIIFDAFTKAGRPGLKGEQSTGLGLSIVKQIVEKHNGTIEVESEEGSGSIFRVNLPEDGL, encoded by the coding sequence TTGAACAAAGCCCAATTAAAAAACTTAGGTAATAAATATAAATTTGACTGGCGTAACTACTATACCGGGCAAAACCTGGTTTCCGTTCGTGTAGCTTCTCTCATATTCTTTATATTAAATGCTGTTATCAGGGTACTTTACCTGGTATTTCCTTTAAGCCTCACAAGGGCTGATAATTTTCCAGAATTCAATATCACCAACTGGCTATTTTTGGGATCAAGTGCCTTATTTTATTCGTTCAGCTATTTAATGATAAATATTTATCGCAAAAAACCTAAAGCGACTGCCATATTGTCTTTATTCATTTTTGGTTTTGCGATGTACCTGATCGTTTGCGGCATGTATTCCAGTTTTCTCGCAACATCCGATCCCAAAAACGCCCTGATTCTTTATTTAATAGCGCTGTCAACGGTAAGCATCTTATTTGTATTTGAATATTATGAAACCATCATGCTGATCATTATGGCGGCGCTGGTATTCACATCACTATTGATCTGGGCACAGACCGACCCTACTGAAATAGTTTATAACGAACTGATTTCCCTTGTATTACTGGGCGGCTTTTATTTAATCTCCCGTTATTTCTTTTCATACAAATTCAATTATTACCTGCAGTTGATCGAAATAAAAGAGAAAAACCTGGAAATAGAGCGGAGCAGTGATTTTAAAAGCCAATTGCTGGGTACCGTGGCACATGACCTGCGCAACCCGATAGCTGCGGTTGAAACCCTTGCCATGGTGATGGAAATGGACGAAATAGACGCTGAATTACAGGAAAACCTGAATATGATAAAAGCATCGTGTGTACAGGCACGTACGATCATTGAGGAATTGCTTGAGTCTGCCCGGAACCAGAATACAGCTGAATTTATTACGGTAAGGACCGACCTTGACCAGTTTATGGCGGGTATTATCAATAAATGGGAAAATCAAAAAGGAAGTAAAACCATAGCCTTAAACTGCCGGGTTGTGCCTGCATGGGTACAGCTTAACCACGAGAAATTTCAACGGGTGATTGACAACCTTATTGGCAATGCCTTAAAATTTTCGAGAGAAAGAAGCACTATTGAGATAGATATCAGCAAAAAGAATTTCCGTATCATCATTGAAGTGAAGGACCATGGTATCGGGATCCCTAAAGACAAATTACCTATAATTTTTGATGCCTTTACCAAAGCAGGCCGGCCCGGCCTTAAAGGTGAACAATCCACCGGTTTGGGCCTGAGCATAGTTAAACAGATTGTTGAAAAACACAACGGAACAATTGAAGTGGAAAGTGAAGAAGGCAGTGGGTCAATTTTCCGTGTTAATTTACCTGAAGATGGACTGTAA
- the clpB gene encoding ATP-dependent chaperone ClpB — translation MNFNNFTIKAQEAVQKASEIAAGNQQQAIETAHLLKGLLLVDENVITYLLKKLNVNVNRLNETLDAQINSFPKVSGSNIYLASGTNSALQKAQSYLKEFKDEFVSVEHILLGILSVNDKTSTALKDYGVNEKDLKKAIVSLRGDNKVTDQNAEATYNALNKYARNLNEYAESGKLDPVIGRDEEIRRVIQILSRRTKNNPILVGEPGVGKTAIAEGIAFRIIKGDVPESLKTKTVYSLDMGALIAGAKYKGEFEERLKAVIKEVTQADGEIILFIDEIHTLVGAGGGEGAMDAANILKPALARGELRAIGATTLNEYQKYLEKDKALERRFQMVIVDEPDTADAISILRGLKERYETHHKVRIKDEAIIAAVEMSQRYISDRFLPDKAIDLMDEAASKLRLEMDSVPEAVDELDRRIMQLEIEREAIKREKDDKKVKELSEEIANLSAERDSLRAKWQGEKDLVDGINIKVELIENYKLEAEQAERAGDYGKVAELRYGTIVKAQKEVEELKAALLENQSDSRMLKEEVTSEDIAGVVSRWTGIPVSKMIQSEREKLLHLEDELHKRVAGQEEAIEAISDAIRRSRAGLQDKKKPIGSFIFLGTTGVGKTELAKALAEYLFNDEGALVRIDMSEYQERHSVSRLVGAPPGYVGYDEGGQLTEAVRRKPYSVVLLDEIEKAHPDVFNILLQVLDDGRLTDNKGRLVNFKNTIIIMTSNIGSNIIQENYQDYSEFDKDEIMSKTKNQLFELLRKTIRPEFLNRIDEIIMFTPLGRDEITDIVKMQFKQVQQTLAEMGISIEASEEALDWLAQLGYDPQFGARPLKRVIQKKILNELSKQILAGKVDKDSKIKLDMFDNQFVFLNSPELVG, via the coding sequence ATGAATTTTAACAATTTTACCATAAAAGCACAGGAGGCTGTACAAAAAGCTTCTGAAATAGCTGCCGGGAACCAGCAGCAGGCGATTGAAACCGCACACCTGCTTAAAGGCTTGTTGCTGGTTGATGAAAATGTAATTACTTATTTGCTAAAGAAGTTAAATGTAAACGTTAACCGTTTAAATGAAACACTTGACGCGCAGATCAACTCGTTCCCTAAAGTAAGCGGCAGCAATATTTACCTGGCTTCGGGTACCAATTCGGCTTTACAAAAAGCGCAATCCTATTTAAAGGAATTTAAGGATGAGTTTGTATCGGTTGAGCATATATTACTCGGTATTTTATCAGTAAACGATAAAACCAGCACCGCATTAAAAGACTACGGTGTAAACGAAAAAGACCTTAAAAAGGCAATCGTTAGCCTGCGCGGCGATAATAAGGTGACCGATCAGAATGCCGAAGCAACGTATAATGCCCTGAATAAATATGCCCGCAACCTGAATGAGTACGCGGAATCAGGAAAACTTGACCCGGTGATTGGCCGTGATGAGGAGATCAGGCGGGTAATCCAGATCCTATCCCGCAGGACAAAAAATAACCCGATATTGGTTGGCGAACCAGGCGTTGGTAAAACAGCCATCGCAGAAGGTATTGCATTTCGTATTATTAAAGGGGATGTGCCTGAGAGCCTGAAAACAAAAACAGTTTATTCACTGGATATGGGCGCGCTGATAGCCGGAGCCAAATATAAGGGAGAATTTGAAGAGCGTTTAAAGGCAGTAATAAAAGAAGTAACGCAGGCAGATGGCGAGATCATTTTATTTATTGATGAGATCCATACCCTGGTAGGTGCAGGCGGTGGCGAAGGCGCCATGGATGCAGCAAATATTTTAAAACCTGCCCTTGCGCGTGGCGAATTAAGAGCCATAGGCGCTACCACGCTGAACGAATACCAGAAATACCTTGAAAAAGATAAAGCGCTGGAGCGCCGTTTCCAAATGGTAATAGTGGATGAGCCGGATACTGCTGATGCCATTTCTATTTTGCGTGGCCTAAAGGAACGTTATGAGACTCACCATAAGGTACGTATAAAAGATGAGGCTATTATTGCTGCGGTTGAAATGTCGCAACGGTATATATCCGACAGGTTTTTGCCGGATAAAGCGATTGACCTGATGGATGAGGCCGCATCAAAACTCCGTTTGGAAATGGACTCAGTTCCCGAAGCTGTTGATGAACTGGACCGCCGCATTATGCAGCTGGAAATTGAGCGGGAAGCGATCAAGCGCGAAAAGGATGATAAAAAAGTAAAGGAACTGAGCGAAGAGATTGCCAACTTATCAGCTGAAAGGGACTCGTTGCGTGCCAAATGGCAGGGCGAAAAAGACCTTGTGGATGGCATCAACATTAAGGTTGAATTGATAGAAAACTATAAGCTGGAAGCGGAGCAGGCCGAACGCGCAGGTGACTACGGTAAGGTAGCTGAATTGCGCTACGGTACCATCGTGAAAGCCCAAAAGGAAGTGGAAGAACTTAAGGCGGCGCTTTTGGAAAACCAGAGTGATAGCCGTATGCTGAAAGAGGAAGTTACGTCGGAAGATATTGCAGGGGTAGTTTCGCGCTGGACCGGGATTCCGGTTTCAAAAATGATACAAAGTGAGCGTGAAAAGCTGCTGCACCTGGAAGATGAATTGCACAAACGCGTAGCAGGGCAGGAGGAAGCGATTGAAGCGATAAGTGATGCAATACGCAGAAGCCGCGCAGGCCTGCAGGACAAGAAAAAGCCAATCGGGTCCTTTATATTTTTAGGGACTACCGGTGTTGGTAAAACAGAGCTTGCGAAAGCTTTGGCAGAATACCTGTTTAATGACGAAGGTGCTTTGGTGAGGATAGATATGTCCGAATACCAGGAACGCCACTCGGTATCAAGGCTGGTTGGTGCGCCTCCGGGATATGTTGGTTATGATGAAGGCGGGCAGTTAACCGAAGCCGTGCGCCGTAAGCCTTACAGCGTAGTATTATTGGATGAGATAGAAAAGGCCCATCCTGATGTATTTAATATCCTGTTGCAGGTTTTGGACGACGGCCGGTTAACCGATAACAAGGGCAGGTTGGTGAATTTTAAAAATACCATCATCATCATGACATCGAATATCGGTTCAAACATCATCCAGGAAAATTACCAGGATTATAGTGAGTTTGACAAAGACGAGATCATGTCGAAAACTAAAAATCAGTTGTTTGAACTGTTAAGAAAAACAATCCGTCCGGAATTTTTAAACCGGATTGATGAGATCATCATGTTCACACCTCTTGGCAGGGATGAGATTACCGATATTGTTAAAATGCAGTTTAAACAGGTGCAACAAACTCTGGCCGAAATGGGAATAAGCATCGAAGCATCGGAGGAAGCATTGGACTGGCTGGCACAATTAGGCTACGATCCGCAATTTGGTGCCAGGCCTTTAAAAAGGGTGATCCAGAAAAAGATCCTGAATGAGTTATCCAAACAAATATTGGCGGGCAAGGTGGATAAAGACAGCAAAATAAAGCTGGATATGTTTGATAACCAGTTTGTGTTTTTAAATTCTCCTGAATTGGTGGGTTAA
- a CDS encoding SusC/RagA family TonB-linked outer membrane protein, which yields MILCILLLTGNQLFAQNLTVTGKVTGKDDGLPLPGVSVSVKGSPSIGTQTDVNGKYSLTVPAGATLSFSFIGYSTQFLPVNGGVLNVVLAPASQQLGEVVVTGALGITRTRNQQSYAAQQVSGDEVSKQRSDNFIDGLSGKVSGLEIKQNNALGGSTNVVLRGVKSITGDNQALFVIDGVPVGNENTNGSNQQQGGGGYDYGSPASDLNPDDIESITVLKGAGASALYGSRGSNGVILITTKKAKKGLGIVINSTVSVGEIDKSTFPQYQKQYGAGYAQYFNSGNIFGNANAQVAPTADDASNGTAFNPNLKIYQWDAFDPTSPNYGKATPWVAAKNDPSTFFVKPVSTNQSIMITSGGETGTFKLGYTKSIENGVIPNSKLDKNQVDFGGTYNITPKLTVGAEINFYNTNGTGRGGTGYDGSNSDNRNVMTNFRQWWETNVDVQELKAAYERTQSNVTWNMADPIDGNTNPAYWNNPYWVTDHNYETDTRNRYLGNINLTYKPTSWLNITGRTSLDSYSELDQERYDVGSIGVPYYSRYNHSYSETNYDLLANVDKNISNDFNLKALLGGNIRRDYENSIFASTNGGLIIPGLYSLSNTVNAPLSPTEYDATKEVDGIFAGATLTWKKMLTLDGTIRRDKSSTLPAANNSYYYPSVSAGFVFSELLKNYTWLSYGKIRANYAQVGSDAPLYTVNDTYSIVPPFGANPQTLVNTTKNNPDLKPEQTKSKEIGIEMAFLKSRLGFDASYYSTNTFNEILPVNVSGATGYNFKYLNAGSVENKGVELSLNGTPVLTNSFSWKINVNFTAAKNRVTSLYTDATGKEASNLELASFQNGESLNAPLGQPFGTIRGTDYVYNSKGQKIVGADGQYLITSTSNNNIGNTNPDWTGGINNSFTYKNFSLSFLIDIRHGGSVFSNDLAYGLADGIYPLTAYTNDLGKPVRNTLADGGGFIRPGVYANGQPNTTRVTAYNYGDFGDGAGLLPLSAFVYDASYVKLREALIGYTMPQNVISKLGPIKEVTFQLIGRNLWIIHKNLPYADPEEGLSAGNLQGIQEGAYPTVRTISFNLKLRF from the coding sequence ATGATTTTGTGCATATTGCTATTAACTGGAAACCAGTTATTTGCTCAAAATCTAACCGTAACAGGTAAGGTTACGGGGAAGGACGATGGGTTGCCCTTACCAGGCGTAAGTGTAAGCGTTAAAGGAAGCCCATCCATCGGTACGCAGACAGATGTTAATGGTAAATACTCGCTTACGGTACCGGCAGGCGCAACATTATCATTCAGCTTTATCGGTTATTCAACACAATTTTTGCCGGTTAACGGTGGCGTGTTAAATGTGGTTTTGGCGCCGGCAAGCCAGCAACTGGGTGAAGTTGTGGTTACTGGTGCGCTCGGTATCACGCGTACCCGAAATCAGCAAAGTTATGCCGCCCAACAGGTAAGCGGCGACGAAGTCAGCAAGCAGCGGTCAGATAATTTTATTGACGGTTTATCCGGAAAGGTATCCGGCCTTGAAATCAAGCAGAATAACGCGCTGGGTGGTTCCACTAACGTTGTACTTCGGGGTGTAAAATCCATTACAGGAGATAACCAGGCTCTTTTTGTTATCGACGGGGTGCCCGTAGGTAATGAAAATACAAATGGCAGCAACCAGCAGCAGGGGGGCGGAGGATATGATTATGGCAGCCCGGCATCAGACCTTAATCCCGATGATATAGAAAGTATTACGGTGTTAAAAGGCGCTGGTGCATCAGCTCTTTACGGTTCACGCGGAAGCAACGGTGTTATTTTAATAACTACTAAAAAGGCAAAAAAAGGTTTGGGTATTGTTATTAATTCAACCGTTAGCGTTGGTGAAATTGATAAGTCAACTTTTCCGCAATACCAAAAACAATATGGTGCGGGCTATGCTCAATATTTTAATAGCGGAAATATTTTTGGCAATGCAAATGCGCAGGTTGCGCCAACCGCTGATGACGCCTCCAACGGAACGGCCTTTAATCCAAATTTAAAAATCTATCAGTGGGACGCATTTGATCCGACCTCGCCTAACTATGGCAAAGCAACACCATGGGTGGCAGCAAAAAACGACCCTTCGACATTTTTTGTGAAGCCGGTATCTACTAATCAAAGTATCATGATTACCAGTGGCGGCGAAACAGGCACCTTTAAATTAGGGTACACCAAGAGTATTGAAAATGGGGTGATTCCAAACAGTAAACTTGACAAAAATCAGGTTGATTTTGGCGGCACTTATAATATCACGCCGAAGTTAACAGTTGGAGCAGAGATCAATTTTTACAATACCAACGGCACTGGTCGCGGCGGTACAGGTTATGATGGCAGTAACTCCGATAACCGCAACGTAATGACTAATTTCAGGCAGTGGTGGGAGACAAACGTGGATGTGCAGGAATTGAAGGCGGCCTATGAAAGAACGCAATCAAATGTCACCTGGAATATGGCCGATCCGATTGACGGCAATACAAACCCCGCTTATTGGAATAACCCTTATTGGGTAACTGATCACAATTATGAGACCGATACACGTAACCGGTACCTCGGTAATATCAATTTAACTTACAAACCGACCTCATGGCTGAATATTACAGGCCGTACATCGCTGGATTCCTATTCGGAACTTGACCAGGAACGTTATGATGTGGGAAGTATAGGCGTTCCATATTATTCGAGATATAACCATTCTTATTCGGAAACGAACTATGATTTGTTGGCAAACGTAGATAAAAACATTTCGAATGATTTTAACTTGAAAGCCCTGTTGGGTGGAAATATTAGAAGAGACTACGAAAACAGCATTTTCGCAAGCACTAACGGCGGTTTAATTATTCCCGGGCTATATTCTCTTTCAAATACAGTAAACGCACCATTGTCACCAACTGAATATGATGCCACAAAAGAGGTTGACGGTATTTTTGCAGGCGCTACACTCACCTGGAAAAAGATGCTGACCTTAGATGGTACCATCAGGAGGGATAAATCATCCACGCTGCCGGCTGCAAATAACAGCTATTATTATCCTTCAGTTTCGGCAGGTTTCGTATTCTCAGAACTGCTGAAAAATTACACCTGGCTTTCATACGGAAAAATAAGGGCGAATTACGCACAGGTGGGCAGTGATGCACCGCTTTATACAGTTAACGATACTTACTCCATCGTTCCGCCGTTTGGTGCAAACCCTCAAACCCTGGTTAACACCACAAAAAACAATCCTGATTTAAAACCTGAACAAACCAAAAGCAAGGAAATTGGTATTGAAATGGCTTTCCTGAAAAGCAGGCTTGGGTTTGATGCAAGTTACTACAGCACCAACACTTTTAATGAAATATTACCGGTAAACGTTTCAGGCGCAACAGGGTACAACTTTAAATATTTAAATGCGGGTTCTGTTGAAAATAAAGGTGTTGAGCTCTCATTAAACGGAACCCCTGTATTAACCAATAGCTTTAGCTGGAAAATTAACGTAAACTTTACCGCTGCAAAGAATAGGGTTACATCACTTTATACTGATGCAACAGGTAAAGAAGCAAGTAACCTTGAGCTGGCAAGTTTTCAAAATGGCGAGTCGCTTAATGCGCCGCTTGGTCAGCCGTTTGGCACTATCCGTGGAACAGACTACGTTTACAACTCAAAGGGACAGAAAATCGTTGGGGCCGATGGGCAATACCTGATCACATCGACATCTAACAACAATATCGGCAATACCAATCCCGACTGGACCGGTGGTATTAACAACAGTTTTACCTATAAAAACTTTTCGTTAAGCTTCCTTATTGATATCCGTCACGGCGGTTCGGTGTTTTCAAATGATTTGGCTTATGGTTTGGCTGATGGAATTTATCCGTTAACAGCCTATACAAATGACCTCGGCAAACCAGTTCGTAATACATTAGCTGATGGCGGTGGTTTCATCAGGCCGGGCGTTTATGCCAACGGACAGCCAAATACCACCAGGGTGACCGCCTATAATTACGGCGACTTTGGCGATGGCGCAGGTTTATTGCCGTTATCTGCTTTTGTATACGATGCAAGTTATGTAAAACTGCGCGAAGCGCTTATTGGCTATACAATGCCTCAAAACGTGATCAGCAAATTAGGCCCGATAAAGGAAGTAACCTTTCAGCTTATTGGACGGAATTTATGGATCATCCATAAAAACCTGCCCTATGCCGATCCCGAAGAAGGGCTAAGCGCGGGTAATTTGCAGGGCATCCAGGAAGGTGCCTACCCGACCGTTCGTACCATTTCGTTCAACCTAAAATTACGTTTCTAA
- a CDS encoding SusD/RagB family nutrient-binding outer membrane lipoprotein: protein MKKTAFIFVLVSMLSACTKDITKLNIDPKNPVNVPSYSLFTEAERSITNTVTSASVNLNIFRLIEQQWTETTYLNETDYQITYRKQPDAIWSAIYSGALTNLDRAKKLIPTDVNDAGTQKMR from the coding sequence ATGAAAAAAACAGCATTTATTTTTGTACTCGTCTCGATGCTTTCGGCCTGTACAAAAGATATAACCAAACTAAATATCGACCCTAAAAACCCGGTGAATGTTCCGTCTTACAGTTTGTTTACCGAGGCTGAAAGATCAATAACAAATACCGTTACATCAGCGAGCGTCAATTTAAATATTTTCCGTTTAATTGAGCAGCAATGGACCGAGACTACTTATTTAAATGAGACGGATTACCAGATAACCTACCGCAAGCAACCGGATGCCATCTGGAGCGCTATTTACAGTGGCGCACTTACCAATTTGGACAGGGCCAAAAAATTAATTCCAACGGATGTAAACGATGCCGGAACCCAAAAAATGAGATAG
- a CDS encoding SusD/RagB family nutrient-binding outer membrane lipoprotein, whose protein sequence is MEVYSYYYLVTTFGNIPYSQALDINQPFPKYDDAATIYSELLTRLDADIAALNPSAGSYGNADIIYGGIPANWAKFANTLKLKMGITIADFDNVKAKAVVEAAVKAGVFTSNDDNALFAYVTTPPNTNPVWVDLVQSQRHDFVGTSQFIGLLNPNTATQDPRTPYFFAENKNSVYLGADNGSGSGGIVYSNYSLPSGPLLTPGPPTSSQPKSIGSVTNPDFPGLLLDYSETEFNLAEAVERGYNVGGTIESHYDAAITASITYWGGTAAQANAYLLLPNVAFATATGTTPLQKIALQEYLALYNRGWDAWIVNRRLDYPALVAPPNAYSAFPVRFTYPISEQNVNVVNYNQASTAIGGDKVTTKLFFDTKGAY, encoded by the coding sequence ATGGAGGTTTACAGTTACTATTACCTGGTTACTACTTTTGGCAATATTCCCTATTCGCAGGCATTGGATATCAACCAGCCTTTTCCAAAATACGATGATGCGGCCACCATTTACAGTGAACTGTTAACTCGCCTGGATGCAGATATTGCGGCACTGAATCCTTCCGCAGGCAGCTATGGCAATGCGGATATTATATATGGCGGGATACCTGCCAACTGGGCAAAATTTGCAAATACGCTAAAGCTGAAAATGGGAATTACCATTGCAGACTTTGACAATGTTAAGGCTAAAGCCGTTGTGGAAGCGGCTGTTAAAGCAGGCGTTTTCACCTCAAATGACGACAATGCTTTATTCGCATATGTAACAACCCCGCCCAATACCAATCCTGTTTGGGTTGACCTTGTGCAAAGTCAAAGACATGATTTTGTTGGTACCAGTCAGTTTATTGGTTTATTAAACCCTAACACAGCAACGCAGGACCCGCGCACGCCATATTTCTTTGCCGAAAACAAAAACAGTGTATACTTAGGGGCCGATAACGGCTCAGGTAGCGGTGGTATTGTTTATAGCAATTACTCGCTGCCCTCCGGGCCGCTGTTAACACCCGGGCCACCCACATCATCCCAACCCAAATCAATTGGCAGTGTAACAAACCCTGATTTCCCCGGCTTGCTGTTGGATTACTCTGAAACTGAATTTAACCTTGCTGAGGCTGTTGAAAGAGGGTACAATGTAGGGGGCACAATTGAATCTCATTATGATGCTGCAATAACTGCGTCAATAACATATTGGGGCGGTACAGCCGCGCAGGCAAATGCTTATTTGCTGCTTCCAAATGTAGCATTTGCTACTGCCACAGGTACAACGCCACTACAAAAAATTGCCTTGCAGGAATATTTGGCTTTGTATAACCGCGGCTGGGATGCATGGATCGTAAACCGTAGGCTTGATTATCCCGCGTTAGTTGCGCCACCCAATGCTTATAGTGCGTTCCCCGTGCGTTTTACCTATCCGATAAGCGAGCAGAACGTAAACGTGGTTAATTATAACCAGGCATCAACTGCCATTGGGGGCGATAAAGTTACAACGAAACTCTTCTTCGATACGAAGGGGGCTTATTAA